The following coding sequences lie in one Streptomyces lydicus genomic window:
- a CDS encoding cytochrome P450, giving the protein MTTTAHGPATESDRFPLYTPEFAADPHAAYAHMRSTHGALVPVELSPGVPATLVIGYSQARRILNEPWNFPADPRVWQKEVPATCPVRPMMEWRPNALRSAEDDHARYRAANTSSLDAVDQHELRSLVEAVAGAAVGKFRSAGRADLVGDFARPIAFRVLSKLLGCPDEIGDRIAHGMASIFNTTDAEHGNQVLGQAVADLVALRRRQPADDVTSRMMAHPGGLDDTEMAHQLVTLYGAGIEPVTNLISNTCRKILSDDGFSTALHAAQSTVRDALDTVLYQDPPLANYCISYPPAPVRVDDVVLPAHQPVVISMAACNNDPALTHGLAADALAGNRAHLAWSAGPHTCPARSHAYLIAETAISYLLDAHPVMDLAVAEGELRWRPGPFHRALESLPVIFPTAR; this is encoded by the coding sequence ATGACCACCACTGCCCATGGCCCGGCAACTGAGTCGGACCGGTTCCCGCTGTACACGCCGGAGTTCGCCGCCGACCCGCACGCGGCCTACGCACACATGCGGTCCACCCACGGCGCGCTGGTGCCGGTGGAGCTGTCCCCGGGCGTCCCGGCGACGTTGGTGATCGGCTACAGCCAGGCCCGGCGCATCCTCAACGAGCCGTGGAACTTCCCCGCCGACCCGCGAGTGTGGCAGAAGGAGGTACCGGCGACCTGCCCGGTGCGGCCGATGATGGAGTGGCGGCCCAACGCGCTGCGCAGCGCCGAAGACGACCACGCCCGCTACCGCGCCGCCAACACCTCCAGCCTCGATGCCGTAGACCAGCACGAGCTGCGCTCCCTGGTGGAAGCGGTGGCCGGCGCTGCAGTCGGCAAGTTCCGCTCCGCCGGCCGCGCGGACCTCGTCGGCGACTTCGCCCGTCCGATCGCCTTCCGGGTCCTGAGCAAGCTCCTCGGCTGCCCGGACGAGATCGGCGACCGCATCGCGCACGGCATGGCGAGCATTTTCAACACCACGGACGCAGAGCACGGAAACCAGGTCCTCGGCCAGGCCGTCGCCGACCTCGTCGCCCTGCGACGACGGCAGCCCGCCGACGACGTCACCTCCCGCATGATGGCCCACCCCGGCGGTCTGGACGACACGGAGATGGCCCATCAGCTCGTCACGCTCTACGGCGCCGGCATCGAACCCGTGACCAACCTCATCAGCAACACCTGCCGCAAGATCCTCAGCGACGACGGCTTCTCCACCGCGCTCCACGCCGCCCAGTCCACCGTGCGCGACGCCCTCGACACCGTGCTGTACCAGGACCCGCCGCTGGCGAACTACTGCATCAGCTACCCGCCCGCTCCCGTCCGGGTCGATGACGTTGTCCTGCCCGCCCACCAGCCGGTGGTGATCTCCATGGCGGCGTGCAACAACGACCCCGCTCTCACCCACGGCCTCGCGGCGGACGCCCTCGCCGGAAACCGGGCCCACCTGGCCTGGAGTGCCGGCCCGCACACCTGCCCGGCGCGCTCCCACGCCTACCTCATCGCCGAGACCGCCATCAGCTACCTGCTGGACGCCCACCCCGTAATGGACCTCGCCGTCGCCGAAGGCGAACTGCGCTGGCGCCCGGGCCCGTTCCACCGCGCCCTGGAATCCCTCCCCGTCATCTTCCCCACCGCACGCTGA
- a CDS encoding GTP-binding protein, which yields MDFTPASDFSQVTYVPETVTDTAKIVVAGGFGVGKTTLIGSVSEVTPLRMEAPITVDSEGVDDLQGTPEKTATTVGMDFGRLQLGDQLMLYLFGLPGQARFQPIWEDLVEGALGCLVLADTRRLDACYSALELLENHGIPYAVALNAFPDAPTYDEGEVRQALALDEETLLTTCDARDRTSSLYALIGLVKHLLKQPIAAPMESQR from the coding sequence ATGGACTTCACTCCCGCCTCTGACTTCTCCCAGGTCACCTACGTACCCGAGACCGTGACGGACACGGCCAAGATCGTGGTGGCCGGTGGCTTCGGCGTGGGGAAGACCACGTTGATCGGCAGCGTGTCCGAGGTGACGCCGCTGCGCATGGAGGCACCGATCACTGTCGACAGTGAAGGCGTCGACGACTTGCAGGGGACGCCGGAGAAGACCGCGACCACGGTGGGCATGGACTTCGGCCGACTCCAGCTGGGCGACCAGCTGATGCTCTATTTGTTCGGCCTGCCAGGGCAAGCCCGGTTTCAGCCGATATGGGAAGACCTGGTGGAAGGCGCGCTGGGCTGCCTGGTCCTGGCCGACACCCGCAGGCTCGACGCCTGCTACAGCGCCCTGGAGCTGCTGGAAAATCACGGTATCCCGTATGCCGTCGCGCTCAATGCCTTTCCCGACGCCCCCACCTACGACGAGGGCGAAGTGCGTCAGGCCCTGGCCCTCGACGAGGAAACCCTGCTGACCACCTGTGATGCCCGCGATCGCACCTCCTCGCTCTACGCACTCATCGGGCTCGTAAAGCATCTGCTCAAGCAGCCCATAGCCGCACCCATGGAGTCCCAGCGATGA
- a CDS encoding DUF742 domain-containing protein — MTGPRRDPDLVRPYVRTRGRARPRPDVRLESVVVAAPGLRSDLGPDAGQVQRLFAAGGGGLAVADIAAALQMPPSTARILVSQLVEAGCLGLPVSATGDRPETELLQRVLDGLHSRL, encoded by the coding sequence ATGACCGGGCCGCGGCGGGACCCGGACCTCGTCAGACCCTACGTCCGTACACGGGGGCGTGCGCGTCCCCGCCCGGACGTGCGGCTGGAGAGCGTAGTGGTTGCCGCCCCCGGCCTCAGGAGCGACCTGGGGCCGGACGCCGGGCAGGTGCAGCGGCTGTTCGCGGCGGGGGGCGGCGGCCTCGCCGTCGCGGATATCGCCGCCGCCCTGCAGATGCCGCCCTCCACGGCACGCATTCTCGTCTCCCAGCTGGTCGAGGCCGGCTGTCTGGGTCTCCCCGTCTCGGCCACCGGCGACCGGCCCGAAACTGAACTCCTGCAAAGGGTGCTCGATGGACTTCACTCCCGCCTCTGA
- a CDS encoding roadblock/LC7 domain-containing protein gives MRTIRNELGWLLDEQLGTVEGVELAVLVSRDGLPKAHTKKLDDEYIEKFAAVTASCRASSKGLKDFTDCGEVRQQVVEFNNNLLLMTAAGDNTVLSVLTSSAHVDVGVISQNMQQLAARLHERLGTRQRTTPESGGGCGA, from the coding sequence ATGCGCACAATCCGCAATGAGCTGGGCTGGCTGCTGGACGAGCAGCTCGGCACTGTCGAAGGTGTCGAGCTTGCCGTACTGGTGAGCAGGGACGGCCTGCCCAAGGCGCATACCAAGAAGCTCGATGATGAGTACATCGAAAAGTTCGCCGCGGTGACGGCATCCTGCCGTGCGTCGAGCAAGGGGTTGAAGGACTTCACCGATTGCGGCGAAGTGCGCCAGCAGGTGGTCGAGTTCAACAACAACCTCCTTCTGATGACCGCGGCCGGTGACAACACCGTGCTGTCGGTCCTCACGTCCAGCGCCCACGTGGATGTCGGCGTGATCAGCCAGAACATGCAGCAGCTCGCGGCGCGGCTGCACGAGCGGCTGGGGACCCGGCAGCGCACGACGCCGGAGTCGGGCGGGGGCTGCGGGGCATGA
- a CDS encoding ATP-binding protein, translating to MLALILILTALLAVAITVAVHYYNRSCHHLATADRQKAGKEELAQQIRAAEQLVELMTRELTTASSQIVGGGAHQAALAVPSPLMNTQLAHRLDLLAGQCRSSLMLTLDVAQGAAQEQLEQVQRDAAQEVARVRQEAENVARAAVRAFASSTVQRASKLSKRISEGVRRHVSDEAYETLEEIDHLVQQMVTTASGYAVVAGDRLSKRHPATTLTDVVRAAMGRVDGYQRVQHLKMDAFAVEGRAVEAVILTLAVVLDNALRYSPPAADVHVSLAHGHSELFVTVDDAGVQMNSERLEWARKVMSSVHREDITGLGAYPQTGLRVAAILAAHYGFRVDIAVPSVYGGTRVLIALPQKLLTTPPSTEPLPAACQEPVPGAQPAPEPVVAAASTASGLPQRVRSTRSPRPSPGPDAVTSVQPGRHEVVAAWRAGSLRGREELTTSEEERD from the coding sequence ATGCTCGCGCTGATCCTGATTCTCACCGCGCTGCTGGCCGTCGCCATCACCGTAGCCGTGCACTACTACAACCGCTCGTGTCACCACCTGGCCACCGCGGACCGGCAGAAGGCGGGCAAAGAAGAGCTGGCGCAGCAGATCCGCGCGGCCGAGCAGCTCGTCGAACTGATGACGCGTGAGCTCACGACTGCCTCGTCGCAGATCGTTGGCGGAGGGGCCCACCAGGCTGCTCTTGCGGTGCCGTCGCCGCTGATGAACACCCAGCTTGCCCACCGTCTCGATCTGCTCGCCGGGCAGTGCCGGTCCTCTCTCATGCTGACCTTGGACGTCGCTCAGGGCGCAGCCCAGGAGCAACTGGAGCAGGTGCAGCGTGACGCCGCGCAGGAGGTCGCTCGGGTCCGGCAGGAGGCGGAGAACGTTGCTCGGGCCGCGGTGCGTGCGTTCGCCTCCAGCACCGTGCAGCGGGCGTCGAAGCTCAGCAAGCGGATCAGTGAGGGGGTTCGGCGACACGTTTCGGATGAGGCGTACGAGACGTTGGAGGAGATCGACCACCTGGTTCAGCAGATGGTGACGACGGCTTCCGGCTATGCCGTGGTGGCCGGTGACAGGCTCTCGAAGCGTCATCCGGCCACCACGCTCACGGATGTGGTCCGCGCTGCCATGGGCCGCGTCGACGGCTATCAGCGGGTGCAGCATCTCAAGATGGATGCCTTCGCGGTGGAGGGCCGGGCGGTGGAAGCCGTCATTCTCACCCTGGCAGTCGTGTTGGACAACGCCTTGAGGTACTCCCCGCCGGCGGCTGACGTGCACGTCTCGCTGGCCCATGGCCACAGCGAGCTCTTCGTGACGGTCGACGACGCCGGGGTCCAAATGAACAGTGAGAGGCTGGAGTGGGCCCGCAAGGTGATGTCCAGCGTTCACCGTGAGGACATCACCGGCCTGGGGGCCTACCCGCAGACCGGGCTGCGGGTGGCTGCGATCCTCGCCGCCCACTACGGCTTCCGCGTCGACATTGCGGTCCCCAGTGTCTACGGCGGCACCCGTGTCCTCATCGCGCTGCCACAAAAGCTCCTGACCACCCCGCCCAGCACGGAGCCCCTGCCTGCAGCATGCCAGGAGCCCGTGCCTGGGGCGCAGCCGGCCCCGGAGCCGGTGGTCGCTGCTGCCAGTACGGCGAGCGGGCTGCCTCAACGGGTGCGCAGTACGCGCTCCCCCCGGCCTTCGCCCGGCCCGGATGCTGTGACGTCGGTTCAGCCGGGCCGGCACGAAGTGGTCGCGGCCTGGAGGGCCGGAAGTCTCCGAGGCCGCGAGGAGCTCACCACCAGTGAAGAGGAAAGGGATTGA
- a CDS encoding glycoside hydrolase family 15 protein, which produces MTFRPPRIEQYGLLSDMQTAALVCDDGGLNWLPTPRFDSPSAFSALLGNDSHGTWRIAPNPDIAGNVTAQRRYHGESLVLQSEWHTTSGSVRVTDLMPPCDRVGAPQVIRIVDGVSGEVPMISTLRPRLDYGRVSPWIHQQDGRTVAAAGPDALWCDLPVQHTREDGGIVSRFTVAAGERATFALTYASSHAAPPEVPDPEAAFAKTLSFWQGWAAEGTYAVCQQHREAVIRSVLTCKALIYKASGAIVAAPTTSLPEEPGGTRNWDYRYAWLRDSSTTLAALLGTGHWREAKDWRRWLLLTVAGDPENLQIMYGITGERDLPERELPWLPGYENSAPVRVGNGAADQLQLDVYGEVIETLYLAHEAGLAPCSDTANLHRRLVEQLADRWQEPDEGIWEIRGPRRHFVHSKVMAWVAVDRTIRLAEAGALDADLPALKELREEIHRDVCEKGFDKERNTFTQSYGSPELDASLLVIPRVGFLPPHDPRVVGTVEAVRRELATADGFVRRYLTAGDRTGVDGLAGDEGTFVLCSFWLVDALALIGRLDEAHELFDRLLEVRNDLGLLAEEYDPVAGRQLGNYPQAFSHMGLIQSALLLKRLAAEPAVADAPVTATVLAVA; this is translated from the coding sequence ATGACCTTCCGCCCTCCACGCATCGAACAGTACGGCCTCCTCTCCGACATGCAGACGGCCGCTCTCGTGTGCGATGACGGCGGCCTCAACTGGTTGCCGACGCCCCGCTTCGACTCCCCCAGCGCCTTCAGCGCCCTGCTGGGGAACGACAGCCACGGCACCTGGCGGATAGCCCCGAACCCCGACATCGCCGGCAACGTGACGGCCCAGCGCCGGTATCACGGTGAGTCGCTCGTCCTCCAGTCCGAGTGGCACACGACGTCGGGCAGTGTCCGGGTCACGGACCTGATGCCGCCGTGCGACCGCGTCGGTGCACCCCAGGTGATCCGCATCGTCGACGGCGTCAGCGGCGAAGTGCCGATGATCTCGACCCTGCGCCCGCGCCTGGACTACGGGAGGGTCAGCCCGTGGATCCACCAGCAGGACGGGCGTACGGTCGCAGCGGCCGGCCCGGACGCCTTGTGGTGCGACCTCCCTGTTCAGCACACCAGGGAGGACGGCGGCATCGTGAGCCGCTTCACCGTTGCCGCAGGTGAACGCGCCACCTTCGCGCTCACCTACGCCTCCTCTCACGCCGCGCCGCCGGAAGTCCCCGACCCCGAGGCCGCCTTCGCCAAAACGCTCTCCTTCTGGCAGGGCTGGGCAGCGGAGGGGACCTACGCCGTGTGCCAGCAGCACCGTGAGGCAGTGATCCGGTCTGTGCTCACCTGCAAGGCCCTGATCTACAAGGCGAGCGGCGCCATTGTGGCGGCTCCGACCACCTCACTGCCCGAGGAGCCCGGCGGCACACGGAACTGGGACTACCGCTACGCCTGGCTCCGGGACTCCTCCACGACCCTGGCCGCCCTGCTGGGGACCGGGCACTGGCGGGAGGCCAAGGACTGGCGGCGGTGGCTGCTGCTGACGGTGGCCGGCGATCCGGAGAACCTGCAGATCATGTATGGGATCACCGGAGAACGCGATCTGCCCGAGCGGGAGCTGCCCTGGCTTCCGGGCTACGAGAACTCGGCACCGGTCCGGGTGGGCAACGGTGCCGCCGATCAGCTGCAGCTCGACGTGTACGGCGAGGTGATCGAGACCCTCTACCTCGCACACGAGGCCGGTCTCGCGCCGTGCAGCGATACAGCGAACCTGCACCGGCGCCTCGTGGAACAGCTCGCCGACCGCTGGCAGGAGCCCGATGAGGGGATCTGGGAGATTCGCGGTCCCCGACGGCACTTCGTGCACTCCAAGGTGATGGCCTGGGTGGCGGTCGACCGCACGATCCGGCTCGCCGAGGCCGGCGCGCTCGACGCCGACCTTCCGGCTCTCAAGGAACTGCGCGAGGAGATCCACCGGGATGTCTGCGAGAAGGGCTTCGACAAGGAACGCAACACCTTCACTCAGTCCTACGGCTCGCCCGAGCTGGACGCGTCGCTGCTGGTGATCCCCCGGGTCGGCTTCCTTCCTCCCCACGACCCGCGGGTCGTGGGGACCGTGGAGGCGGTCCGCCGTGAACTGGCCACCGCTGACGGCTTCGTGCGCCGCTACCTCACCGCCGGCGACCGCACCGGGGTGGACGGCCTGGCCGGGGACGAGGGCACCTTCGTCCTGTGCTCGTTCTGGCTGGTGGACGCGCTCGCGCTCATCGGCCGCCTCGACGAGGCCCACGAGCTGTTCGACCGGCTCCTGGAAGTGCGCAACGACCTCGGGCTCCTGGCAGAGGAGTACGACCCCGTGGCCGGGCGGCAACTCGGCAACTACCCACAGGCCTTCAGCCACATGGGATTGATTCAGTCCGCCTTGCTCCTGAAGCGGCTCGCCGCGGAGCCGGCGGTTGCAGACGCCCCGGTTACCGCCACGGTCCTGGCGGTCGCCTGA
- a CDS encoding helix-turn-helix domain-containing protein, with translation MTQWAAHSTGTRIKLLRGDMTQEQLADSSGLSVATVRKGEQNGNLGVASLLRLASGLSTDISVILGQQAPRRAMERDERAALRDMSAAVHDSALGIADVEPGAVPELRAAARRADAAFWTGGYTDLGAVLGLLLPQARATYDHADGAEKEKAAGVLADAYLTAGMAANLLGARDLGYSAITYGHQVAVGAGDVLRAAHLMAAHSWVCLRDGHTAKAVRLASMAAAQVEPRMSDTEPDQLSVYGQLVMNAAVAASRGGASPDAAREYLSQAHAVAARLGREHARGGHGQPYGPVYATTQALSVAIALGETGKAVRLINSAHLDAHALPLSTHARWKLDVALIRTETKEWEPAAAELSEVCEMAPRWVRHQALPGVIVERLTDVSVTKVRKLAEAAGVPIGLR, from the coding sequence ATGACGCAATGGGCGGCGCACAGCACCGGGACGCGGATCAAGTTGCTGCGCGGCGACATGACGCAGGAGCAGCTAGCAGATAGCTCGGGGCTGTCAGTAGCTACTGTCCGGAAGGGGGAGCAAAACGGCAATTTGGGGGTCGCATCGTTGCTTCGGCTGGCCTCCGGGCTCAGTACGGACATCTCGGTGATCCTGGGCCAGCAGGCTCCGCGCCGGGCGATGGAGCGGGACGAGCGAGCTGCCCTGCGGGACATGTCCGCCGCTGTCCATGATTCTGCCCTGGGGATCGCTGACGTCGAGCCTGGTGCCGTCCCGGAGCTGCGCGCCGCCGCCCGCCGCGCCGATGCGGCGTTCTGGACTGGCGGGTACACCGACCTCGGTGCCGTTCTCGGTCTTCTGCTGCCGCAGGCTCGTGCCACGTACGACCATGCCGACGGCGCTGAAAAGGAGAAGGCGGCCGGGGTGCTGGCCGATGCCTACCTGACCGCGGGCATGGCCGCGAACCTCTTGGGGGCCCGTGACCTGGGGTACTCCGCGATCACCTACGGCCATCAAGTTGCCGTTGGCGCCGGGGATGTGCTTCGAGCTGCGCACCTGATGGCCGCTCACTCCTGGGTGTGTCTGCGCGACGGGCACACGGCGAAGGCTGTGCGTCTGGCATCCATGGCGGCAGCGCAGGTCGAGCCGCGCATGTCTGACACTGAGCCCGACCAGCTCAGCGTCTATGGGCAGCTGGTCATGAACGCAGCCGTCGCCGCCTCCCGGGGCGGCGCCTCGCCGGACGCGGCACGCGAGTACCTGAGCCAAGCGCATGCCGTTGCCGCGCGACTCGGACGCGAGCACGCCCGCGGCGGCCACGGGCAGCCCTACGGGCCCGTATACGCCACCACCCAGGCCCTGTCGGTAGCCATCGCGCTCGGCGAGACCGGCAAGGCGGTACGCCTCATCAACAGCGCCCACTTGGATGCCCACGCCCTTCCCCTGTCGACGCACGCACGCTGGAAACTTGATGTGGCACTAATCCGTACGGAGACCAAGGAATGGGAGCCGGCCGCGGCCGAGCTCTCTGAGGTGTGCGAAATGGCTCCCCGGTGGGTACGGCACCAGGCCCTTCCCGGCGTGATCGTCGAGCGCCTGACGGACGTGTCCGTGACCAAGGTCAGGAAGCTGGCGGAAGCCGCCGGGGTTCCCATCGGTCTGCGGTAG
- a CDS encoding HAD-IA family hydrolase → MPETVPVADTEHCPIRGLILDFAGVLTEVVYPAHERWCASQGLAADAWRTTLNTHPEARQHYRALEVGAMDQADFNTRIAVLLGLNDGENLMGRVWSDVRPAAGMIAFAKAARSAGMKLAMLSNSFGLDPYDPYAHIGVMELFDVTVISEIEGIAKPDSVIYQTTLDRLGLSGPQCVFVDDHLGNLPPAAELGIHTVHATDEDSTVASLESLLGIRADCRA, encoded by the coding sequence ATGCCTGAAACTGTTCCTGTAGCCGACACCGAGCATTGTCCCATTCGAGGGCTGATTCTCGACTTCGCCGGAGTGCTCACAGAAGTCGTCTACCCGGCTCACGAGCGGTGGTGTGCCTCGCAGGGGCTGGCAGCGGACGCGTGGCGTACGACGCTCAACACCCACCCTGAGGCCCGCCAGCACTATAGAGCCCTCGAAGTCGGGGCGATGGACCAAGCCGACTTCAACACGCGCATCGCTGTCCTCCTCGGCCTGAACGACGGGGAGAACCTCATGGGCCGCGTCTGGTCTGATGTTCGTCCTGCGGCCGGGATGATCGCCTTCGCCAAGGCTGCCCGGTCCGCCGGGATGAAGCTGGCGATGCTGTCGAATTCCTTCGGCCTGGACCCATACGACCCATACGCCCACATCGGCGTGATGGAGCTGTTCGACGTGACCGTCATCAGCGAAATCGAGGGGATCGCCAAGCCTGATTCGGTGATTTACCAGACCACCCTTGACCGTCTGGGCTTGTCCGGTCCCCAGTGCGTGTTCGTGGATGATCACCTCGGGAATCTGCCGCCGGCGGCCGAGCTCGGCATCCATACCGTGCACGCCACCGACGAAGACAGCACCGTGGCCAGCCTTGAGTCCCTCCTTGGCATTCGAGCCGACTGCCGGGCCTGA
- a CDS encoding GntR family transcriptional regulator yields MMISDLCEAIALLLVPAPASAALGNGVDAALDSVLETRESTADRLWDMWEGADEDPLLVAISEACMRRRQADQELRLLLAFGREFVRPRPYELTVLAEAGGLSASGAKTAYKRAHVAEVAAALGRTSRSSRRVSPSLQQPCGQRSVEEHPGPPAAVDGGQVHPYQRIADELREQIRSGTRPVGSRLPSVRELVASHSVAMATARHGLQQLIDEQLIYTVQGLGSFVAPDTTPSDGPDAAMPAGM; encoded by the coding sequence ATGATGATTTCTGATCTGTGCGAGGCCATCGCCCTGCTGTTGGTCCCCGCTCCTGCCTCCGCAGCGCTCGGCAACGGTGTTGATGCCGCTCTCGACAGCGTCCTGGAGACCCGGGAATCCACTGCGGACAGGCTGTGGGACATGTGGGAAGGGGCTGATGAAGATCCCTTGCTGGTGGCGATCTCGGAAGCGTGCATGCGTCGCCGTCAGGCGGACCAGGAGCTGCGGTTGCTCCTGGCCTTTGGGCGGGAGTTCGTGCGCCCGCGCCCGTATGAACTCACGGTTCTGGCCGAGGCGGGTGGCCTGTCGGCTTCTGGAGCGAAGACCGCGTACAAGCGTGCTCATGTCGCCGAGGTGGCCGCCGCTCTGGGGCGCACTTCTCGTTCCTCGCGTCGGGTTTCTCCGTCGCTGCAACAACCGTGCGGGCAGCGAAGCGTGGAGGAGCACCCCGGTCCGCCGGCCGCCGTGGACGGCGGGCAGGTTCACCCCTACCAGCGCATCGCAGACGAGCTGCGTGAGCAGATCCGGTCGGGCACTCGGCCTGTGGGCAGCCGACTGCCCTCCGTACGGGAGCTGGTGGCCTCCCACAGCGTGGCGATGGCGACGGCACGGCACGGGCTCCAGCAGCTCATCGACGAGCAGCTGATCTATACCGTCCAGGGCTTGGGATCTTTCGTCGCTCCCGATACCACTCCTTCGGATGGTCCGGATGCCGCTATGCCAGCAGGTATGTGA
- a CDS encoding phosphoadenosine phosphosulfate reductase, translating into MAQRSSDVARPLSQTKRGLGIDVLTAAQRRIRRLFTDFPVVYVSFSGGKDSGVLLELAANEARARGRRLGVLIVDLEAQYQYTIDYLHTMLERHRDVLDVYWVALPLNLRNAVSQYEPQWTCWEPGLEDRWVRPLPTGDGVISDEKYFPFFHRGMEFEEFVPEFGKWLSQQHGGKLTACLVGIRSDESINRYRTIATRRKRRYEDLAWTTWIGDSVFNGYPLYDWRTEDIWRYYGKTRTPYNLVYDLMHRAGMSIHQARLCQPYGDDQRQGLWLYHVIEPQTWSRVVARVQGANFGARYARETGNILGRVKITCPDGMTWEQYAQFLLATMPPPTAKHYRIKFSIFLDWYNTRGYPDGLIPDDGPMDKQHPSWKRICKVMLTNDYWCKGLSFAAPASSEAYKTYLKKMDIQRRELAYRGTI; encoded by the coding sequence GTGGCTCAACGCAGCTCCGACGTGGCACGACCACTGAGCCAGACCAAACGCGGCCTGGGCATCGATGTCCTGACCGCGGCCCAGCGCCGCATCCGCCGCCTCTTCACCGACTTCCCCGTCGTCTACGTCAGCTTCAGCGGCGGGAAGGACAGCGGTGTGCTGCTGGAACTCGCCGCGAACGAGGCCCGCGCCCGCGGCCGCCGCCTCGGCGTGCTGATCGTGGACCTTGAGGCCCAGTACCAGTACACGATCGACTACCTCCACACCATGCTGGAGCGTCACCGCGACGTCTTGGACGTGTACTGGGTCGCGCTGCCGCTGAACCTCCGCAACGCCGTCTCCCAGTACGAGCCGCAGTGGACGTGCTGGGAGCCCGGTCTGGAAGATCGCTGGGTCCGCCCCCTGCCCACGGGCGACGGCGTGATCAGCGACGAGAAGTACTTCCCGTTCTTCCACCGCGGTATGGAGTTCGAGGAGTTCGTGCCGGAGTTCGGCAAGTGGCTGTCACAACAGCACGGCGGCAAGCTGACGGCCTGCCTGGTGGGCATCCGCTCCGACGAGTCGATCAACCGCTACCGGACGATCGCCACCCGTCGAAAGCGCCGCTACGAGGACCTGGCCTGGACCACCTGGATCGGCGACAGTGTCTTCAACGGCTATCCCCTCTACGACTGGCGCACCGAGGACATCTGGCGCTACTACGGCAAGACGCGCACCCCGTACAACCTGGTCTATGACCTGATGCACCGCGCGGGGATGTCCATCCACCAGGCGCGTCTGTGCCAGCCCTACGGAGACGACCAACGCCAAGGCCTGTGGCTCTACCACGTCATCGAACCACAGACCTGGTCCCGCGTCGTCGCCCGCGTCCAGGGCGCCAACTTCGGCGCCCGTTATGCCCGGGAGACCGGCAACATCCTGGGCCGGGTGAAGATCACCTGCCCGGACGGCATGACCTGGGAGCAGTATGCCCAGTTCCTCCTGGCAACCATGCCCCCGCCCACCGCCAAACACTACCGGATCAAGTTCAGCATCTTCCTCGACTGGTACAACACCCGCGGCTATCCCGACGGCCTGATCCCAGACGACGGGCCCATGGACAAGCAGCACCCCTCATGGAAGCGGATCTGCAAAGTCATGCTGACCAACGACTACTGGTGCAAGGGCTTGTCCTTCGCCGCGCCGGCCAGCAGCGAGGCATACAAGACGTACCTCAAGAAAATGGACATCCAGCGCAGAGAGTTGGCATACCGTGGCACGATCTGA
- a CDS encoding IbrB-like domain-containing protein encodes MNDQQISFDFDDAPGAQTTSNADDAAQLLEQARALFAQLDDLDDDTRIDTINALRLSLHEHSPLKGQPIDCVVWVPADQVAGNSYNPNVVAPPEMDLLALSISADGYTQPVVAWPTDRGYEVVDGYHRHRVGKENRDVQQAVRGRLPVTIINAARTETADRMASTIRHNRARGKHTIQGQSEIVIELARLRKSDEWIGEHLGMSPDEVTKLRQITGITEQLVNTDYNEAWEVDTGAGIPELSPTTDPDPTP; translated from the coding sequence ATGAACGACCAGCAGATCAGTTTCGACTTCGACGACGCGCCCGGCGCCCAAACGACCTCCAACGCCGACGACGCGGCCCAACTCCTTGAGCAGGCCCGCGCCCTGTTCGCCCAGCTCGACGACCTGGACGACGACACCCGCATCGACACCATCAACGCCCTGCGCCTGTCCCTCCACGAGCACTCCCCGCTCAAGGGCCAGCCCATCGACTGCGTGGTATGGGTGCCAGCCGACCAGGTCGCCGGAAACTCCTACAACCCCAACGTCGTCGCACCCCCTGAGATGGACTTGCTCGCGCTGTCCATCAGCGCCGACGGCTACACCCAGCCCGTCGTCGCCTGGCCCACCGACCGGGGCTACGAAGTCGTCGACGGCTACCACCGCCACCGTGTCGGCAAGGAGAACCGCGACGTCCAGCAGGCCGTCCGCGGCCGGCTGCCCGTGACCATCATCAACGCCGCCCGCACCGAAACAGCCGACCGGATGGCCAGCACCATCCGCCACAACCGCGCCCGCGGCAAGCACACCATCCAGGGCCAGAGCGAGATCGTCATCGAACTCGCCCGGCTGCGAAAGTCCGACGAGTGGATCGGCGAGCACCTGGGCATGTCGCCCGACGAAGTCACCAAACTCCGGCAGATCACCGGCATCACCGAACAGCTCGTCAACACCGACTACAACGAAGCCTGGGAAGTCGACACCGGGGCCGGAATCCCCGAGCTCTCACCCACCACCGACCCGGATCCCACCCCGTGA